In the Eptesicus fuscus isolate TK198812 chromosome 12, DD_ASM_mEF_20220401, whole genome shotgun sequence genome, one interval contains:
- the NRSN2 gene encoding neurensin-2 yields the protein MPNCDRPCGCGPGPNVEDGKWYGVRSYLHLFYEDCAGTALSDDPEGPPILCPRRPWPSLCWKISLSSGTLLLLLGVAALTTGYAVPPKLEGIGEGEFLVLDQRAADYNQALGTCRLAGTALCAAAGVLLAICLFWAMTGWLSQDTKAEPLDTEVDSHVEVFGDESEQQLSPIFCDAGGHSWFSPPTSAFGQSSVQTIQPKWSS from the exons ATGCCGAACTGTGACCgtccctgtggctgtggcccaggccccAATGTGGAAGACGGCAAGTGGTATGGGGTCCGCTCCTACTTGCACCTCTTCTATGAGGACTGTGCAGGTACCGCCCTCAGTGATGACCCTGAGGGGCCTCCTATTCTGTGTCCCCGTCGACCTTGGCCCTCACTGTGCTGGAAG ATCAGCCTGTCCTCGGGGACCCTGCTTCTGCTGCTGGGTGTGGCAGCCCTGACCACTGGCTATGCCGTGCCCCCCAAGCTGGAGGGCATTGGAGAGGGCGAGTTCCTGGTGTTGGATCAGCGGGCAGCTGACTACAACCAGGCTCTGGGCACCTGCCGCCTGGCAGGCACGGCACTCTGCGCGGCAGCCGgggtcctgctggccatctgccTGTTCTGGGCCATGACCGGCTGGCTGAGCCAGGACACCAAGGCAGAACCTTTGGATACTGAAGTTGACAGCCACGTGGAGGTCTTTGGGGACGAGTCAGAGCAGCAGCTCTCCCCCATCTTCTGTGATGCCGGTGGCCATTCTTGGTTCTCGCCGCCCACCAGCGCCTTTGGGCAGTCCTCCGTACAGACCATCCAGCCGAAGTGGAGCTCTTGA